In the Oncorhynchus nerka isolate Pitt River linkage group LG2, Oner_Uvic_2.0, whole genome shotgun sequence genome, one interval contains:
- the LOC115140227 gene encoding cyclic AMP-dependent transcription factor ATF-7-like isoform X6: protein MGDDRPFVCTAPGCGQRFTNEDHLSVHKHKHEMTLKFGPARTDSVIIADQTPTPTRFLKNCEEVGLFNELASSFEQEFRKAHEDDQRNKNPLTAPQLPAPPLQTPSGVKEEDEGPLEVDSSPPGSPDSTSSMSDSSKEPMVRGKETPPRPVVSSAPTPTIVRPGSLPIHLVYDPLHPTLPSPTSVITQTPPSNRQLGSPTGSFPLVMHLPNGQTVPLLPSPNMTSVISLARPFNLVPNIPGIPGPPIGGTSSGSSSPSGYSLHSEAKMRLKAALTQQQQQHGPGAQNGAGEGPGGAGSSPIVPQRHEQSQQPSQHSDTPSPAQPQQTSSGSSSPFGYSLHSEDMMMSPAQPTGGRRRRGAEVDPDERRQRFLERNRAAASRCRQKRKVWVGSLERKAEDLATMNVSLTNEVGLLRNEVTQLKQLLLAHKDCPVTAMQKKSAYLQE from the exons ATGGGGGACGATCGACCTTTTGTGTGCACCGCCCCAGGCTGTGGCCAG AGATTTACTAATGAAGACCATCTATCGGTCCACAAACACAAGCATGAGATGACCCTGAAATTTGGTCCTGCCAGAACTGACTCCGTCATCATTGCAG acCAGACCCCCACACCCACCCGCTTCCTGAAGAACTGTGAGGAGGTGGGTCTGTTCAACGAGCTGGCCAGCTCCTTCGAGCAGGAGTTCCGGAAGGCCCATGAGGATGACCAAAGGAACAAAAACCCG CTCACGGCCCCCCAGCTTCCGGCCCCACCCCTACAGACCCCCTCTGGGGTGAAAGAAGAGGATGAGGGGCCTCTGGAGGTCGACTCCTCCCCACCAGGCAGTCCTGACTCCACCTCCAGCATGTCGGACAGCAGCAAAGAGCCAATGGTGAGAGGAAAG GAGACTCCTCCACGGCCGGTGGTGAGCTCTGCCCCCACGCCAACTATCGTACGCCCAGGGTCCCTTCCCATTCACCTTGTTTACGACCCCCTGCACCCGACTCTGCCCTCGCCAACCTCTGTCATCACACAAACCCCGCCCTCCAACAGACAACTGGG CTCTCCGACAGGTTCCTTCCCGCTGGTAATGCATCTCCCCAACGGACAGacagtccctctcctccccagcccAAATATGACCTCGGTCATATCT CTGGCGAGGCCGTTTAATTTGGTGCCCAACATCCCTGGGATTCCAGGCCCTCCGATTGGTGGGACCAGCAGTggctcctcctccccatctgggTATAGTCTACACTCCGAGGCCAAGATG AGGCTGAAGGCAGCGCTGacccaacaacagcagcagcatggccCGGGGGCTCAGAACGGGGCTGGAGAGGGCCCAGGGGGGGCAGGTTCCAGCCCCATTGTCCCCCAGAGACATGAGCAGAGCCAGCAGCCCTCGCAGCACTCTGACACACCCTCTCCCGCACAgccacag CAAACCAGCAGTGGCTCCTCCTCTCCATTTGGGTATAGTCTACATTCAGAGGACATGATG ATGTCCCCAGCCCAGCCCACAGGTGGTAGGAGGCGGCGGGGTGCAGAGGTTGACCCAGACGAGAGGAGGCAGCGCTTCCTGGAGAGGAACAGGGCGGCGGCTTCTCGCTGCCGACAGAAACGCAAGGTGTGGGTCGGCTCTCTGGAGAGGAAGGCAGAGGACCTGGCTACCATGAATGTTTCTTTGACC AATGAAGTGGGTCTGCTGAGGAACGAGGTCACCCAACTGAAACAGCTGCTGCTGGCCCACAAAGACTGCCCTGTCACTGCCATGCAGAAGAAGTCTGCCTAC ctgcAGGAGTAG
- the LOC115140227 gene encoding cyclic AMP-dependent transcription factor ATF-7-like isoform X7: MGDDRPFVCTAPGCGQRFTNEDHLSVHKHKHEMTLKFGPARTDSVIIADQTPTPTRFLKNCEEVGLFNELASSFEQEFRKAHEDDQRNKNPLTAPQLPAPPLQTPSGVKEEDEGPLEVDSSPPGSPDSTSSMSDSSKEPMVRGKETPPRPVVSSAPTPTIVRPGSLPIHLVYDPLHPTLPSPTSVITQTPPSNRQLGSPTGSFPLVMHLPNGQTVPLLPSPNMTSVISLARPFNLVPNIPGIPGPPIGGTSSGSSSPSGYSLHSEAKMRLKAALTQQQQQHGPGAQNGAGEGPGGAGSSPIVPQRHEQSQQPSQHSDTPSPAQPQQTSSGSSSPFGYSLHSEDMMMSPAQPTGGRRRRGAEVDPDERRQRFLERNRAAASRCRQKRKVWVGSLERKAEDLATMNVSLTNEVGLLRNEVTQLKQLLLAHKDCPVTAMQKKSAYVG; this comes from the exons ATGGGGGACGATCGACCTTTTGTGTGCACCGCCCCAGGCTGTGGCCAG AGATTTACTAATGAAGACCATCTATCGGTCCACAAACACAAGCATGAGATGACCCTGAAATTTGGTCCTGCCAGAACTGACTCCGTCATCATTGCAG acCAGACCCCCACACCCACCCGCTTCCTGAAGAACTGTGAGGAGGTGGGTCTGTTCAACGAGCTGGCCAGCTCCTTCGAGCAGGAGTTCCGGAAGGCCCATGAGGATGACCAAAGGAACAAAAACCCG CTCACGGCCCCCCAGCTTCCGGCCCCACCCCTACAGACCCCCTCTGGGGTGAAAGAAGAGGATGAGGGGCCTCTGGAGGTCGACTCCTCCCCACCAGGCAGTCCTGACTCCACCTCCAGCATGTCGGACAGCAGCAAAGAGCCAATGGTGAGAGGAAAG GAGACTCCTCCACGGCCGGTGGTGAGCTCTGCCCCCACGCCAACTATCGTACGCCCAGGGTCCCTTCCCATTCACCTTGTTTACGACCCCCTGCACCCGACTCTGCCCTCGCCAACCTCTGTCATCACACAAACCCCGCCCTCCAACAGACAACTGGG CTCTCCGACAGGTTCCTTCCCGCTGGTAATGCATCTCCCCAACGGACAGacagtccctctcctccccagcccAAATATGACCTCGGTCATATCT CTGGCGAGGCCGTTTAATTTGGTGCCCAACATCCCTGGGATTCCAGGCCCTCCGATTGGTGGGACCAGCAGTggctcctcctccccatctgggTATAGTCTACACTCCGAGGCCAAGATG AGGCTGAAGGCAGCGCTGacccaacaacagcagcagcatggccCGGGGGCTCAGAACGGGGCTGGAGAGGGCCCAGGGGGGGCAGGTTCCAGCCCCATTGTCCCCCAGAGACATGAGCAGAGCCAGCAGCCCTCGCAGCACTCTGACACACCCTCTCCCGCACAgccacag CAAACCAGCAGTGGCTCCTCCTCTCCATTTGGGTATAGTCTACATTCAGAGGACATGATG ATGTCCCCAGCCCAGCCCACAGGTGGTAGGAGGCGGCGGGGTGCAGAGGTTGACCCAGACGAGAGGAGGCAGCGCTTCCTGGAGAGGAACAGGGCGGCGGCTTCTCGCTGCCGACAGAAACGCAAGGTGTGGGTCGGCTCTCTGGAGAGGAAGGCAGAGGACCTGGCTACCATGAATGTTTCTTTGACC AATGAAGTGGGTCTGCTGAGGAACGAGGTCACCCAACTGAAACAGCTGCTGCTGGCCCACAAAGACTGCCCTGTCACTGCCATGCAGAAGAAGTCTGCCTACGTAG GGtga
- the LOC115140227 gene encoding cyclic AMP-dependent transcription factor ATF-7-like isoform X1 produces MGDDRPFVCTAPGCGQRFTNEDHLSVHKHKHEMTLKFGPARTDSVIIADQTPTPTRFLKNCEEVGLFNELASSFEQEFRKAHEDDQRNKNPLTAPQLPAPPLQTPSGVKEEDEGPLEVDSSPPGSPDSTSSMSDSSKEPMVRGKETPPRPVVSSAPTPTIVRPGSLPIHLVYDPLHPTLPSPTSVITQTPPSNRQLGSPTGSFPLVMHLPNGQTVPLLPSPNMTSVISLARPFNLVPNIPGIPGPPIGGTSSGSSSPSGYSLHSEAKMRLKAALTQQQQQHGPGAQNGAGEGPGGAGSSPIVPQRHEQSQQPSQHSDTPSPAQPQQTSSGSSSPFGYSLHSEDMMMSPAQPTGGRRRRGAEVDPDERRQRFLERNRAAASRCRQKRKVWVGSLERKAEDLATMNVSLTNEVGLLRNEVTQLKQLLLAHKDCPVTAMQKKSAYVAAGVEENSRDPPSEPMGSPAPVIQHGPSPLAPSPGAITVNGLSVRAAEAVAMSVLAGMGAAQQGGVLMATQPQPAPR; encoded by the exons ATGGGGGACGATCGACCTTTTGTGTGCACCGCCCCAGGCTGTGGCCAG AGATTTACTAATGAAGACCATCTATCGGTCCACAAACACAAGCATGAGATGACCCTGAAATTTGGTCCTGCCAGAACTGACTCCGTCATCATTGCAG acCAGACCCCCACACCCACCCGCTTCCTGAAGAACTGTGAGGAGGTGGGTCTGTTCAACGAGCTGGCCAGCTCCTTCGAGCAGGAGTTCCGGAAGGCCCATGAGGATGACCAAAGGAACAAAAACCCG CTCACGGCCCCCCAGCTTCCGGCCCCACCCCTACAGACCCCCTCTGGGGTGAAAGAAGAGGATGAGGGGCCTCTGGAGGTCGACTCCTCCCCACCAGGCAGTCCTGACTCCACCTCCAGCATGTCGGACAGCAGCAAAGAGCCAATGGTGAGAGGAAAG GAGACTCCTCCACGGCCGGTGGTGAGCTCTGCCCCCACGCCAACTATCGTACGCCCAGGGTCCCTTCCCATTCACCTTGTTTACGACCCCCTGCACCCGACTCTGCCCTCGCCAACCTCTGTCATCACACAAACCCCGCCCTCCAACAGACAACTGGG CTCTCCGACAGGTTCCTTCCCGCTGGTAATGCATCTCCCCAACGGACAGacagtccctctcctccccagcccAAATATGACCTCGGTCATATCT CTGGCGAGGCCGTTTAATTTGGTGCCCAACATCCCTGGGATTCCAGGCCCTCCGATTGGTGGGACCAGCAGTggctcctcctccccatctgggTATAGTCTACACTCCGAGGCCAAGATG AGGCTGAAGGCAGCGCTGacccaacaacagcagcagcatggccCGGGGGCTCAGAACGGGGCTGGAGAGGGCCCAGGGGGGGCAGGTTCCAGCCCCATTGTCCCCCAGAGACATGAGCAGAGCCAGCAGCCCTCGCAGCACTCTGACACACCCTCTCCCGCACAgccacag CAAACCAGCAGTGGCTCCTCCTCTCCATTTGGGTATAGTCTACATTCAGAGGACATGATG ATGTCCCCAGCCCAGCCCACAGGTGGTAGGAGGCGGCGGGGTGCAGAGGTTGACCCAGACGAGAGGAGGCAGCGCTTCCTGGAGAGGAACAGGGCGGCGGCTTCTCGCTGCCGACAGAAACGCAAGGTGTGGGTCGGCTCTCTGGAGAGGAAGGCAGAGGACCTGGCTACCATGAATGTTTCTTTGACC AATGAAGTGGGTCTGCTGAGGAACGAGGTCACCCAACTGAAACAGCTGCTGCTGGCCCACAAAGACTGCCCTGTCACTGCCATGCAGAAGAAGTCTGCCTACGTAG ctgcAGGAGTAGAGGAGAACTCCAGGGACCCCCCCTCCGAGCCTATGGGTTCCCCAGCCCCGGTTATCCAGCACGGGCCTTCGCCCCTTGCCCCCAGCCCTGGGGCCATCACCGTCAACGGGCTGAGCGTCCGCGCGGCTGAGGCAGTAGCCATGTCGGTCCTGGCCGGCATGGGGGCGGCCCAGCAGGGAGGGGTCCTCATGGCCACACAGCCGCAGCCGGCCCCCAGATGA
- the LOC115140227 gene encoding cyclic AMP-dependent transcription factor ATF-7-like isoform X5: MGDDRPFVCTAPGCGQRFTNEDHLSVHKHKHEMTLKFGPARTDSVIIADQTPTPTRFLKNCEEVGLFNELASSFEQEFRKAHEDDQRNKNPLTAPQLPAPPLQTPSGVKEEDEGPLEVDSSPPGSPDSTSSMSDSSKEPMVRGKETPPRPVVSSAPTPTIVRPGSLPIHLVYDPLHPTLPSPTSVITQTPPSNRQLGSPTGSFPLVMHLPNGQTVPLLPSPNMTSVISLARPFNLVPNIPGIPGPPIGGTSSGSSSPSGYSLHSEAKMRLKAALTQQQQQHGPGAQNGAGEGPGGAGSSPIVPQRHEQSQQPSQHSDTPSPAQPQQTSSGSSSPFGYSLHSEDMMMSPAQPTGGRRRRGAEVDPDERRQRFLERNRAAASRCRQKRKVWVGSLERKAEDLATMNVSLTNEVGLLRNEVTQLKQLLLAHKDCPVTAMQKKSAYVGSTSNSSI, from the exons ATGGGGGACGATCGACCTTTTGTGTGCACCGCCCCAGGCTGTGGCCAG AGATTTACTAATGAAGACCATCTATCGGTCCACAAACACAAGCATGAGATGACCCTGAAATTTGGTCCTGCCAGAACTGACTCCGTCATCATTGCAG acCAGACCCCCACACCCACCCGCTTCCTGAAGAACTGTGAGGAGGTGGGTCTGTTCAACGAGCTGGCCAGCTCCTTCGAGCAGGAGTTCCGGAAGGCCCATGAGGATGACCAAAGGAACAAAAACCCG CTCACGGCCCCCCAGCTTCCGGCCCCACCCCTACAGACCCCCTCTGGGGTGAAAGAAGAGGATGAGGGGCCTCTGGAGGTCGACTCCTCCCCACCAGGCAGTCCTGACTCCACCTCCAGCATGTCGGACAGCAGCAAAGAGCCAATGGTGAGAGGAAAG GAGACTCCTCCACGGCCGGTGGTGAGCTCTGCCCCCACGCCAACTATCGTACGCCCAGGGTCCCTTCCCATTCACCTTGTTTACGACCCCCTGCACCCGACTCTGCCCTCGCCAACCTCTGTCATCACACAAACCCCGCCCTCCAACAGACAACTGGG CTCTCCGACAGGTTCCTTCCCGCTGGTAATGCATCTCCCCAACGGACAGacagtccctctcctccccagcccAAATATGACCTCGGTCATATCT CTGGCGAGGCCGTTTAATTTGGTGCCCAACATCCCTGGGATTCCAGGCCCTCCGATTGGTGGGACCAGCAGTggctcctcctccccatctgggTATAGTCTACACTCCGAGGCCAAGATG AGGCTGAAGGCAGCGCTGacccaacaacagcagcagcatggccCGGGGGCTCAGAACGGGGCTGGAGAGGGCCCAGGGGGGGCAGGTTCCAGCCCCATTGTCCCCCAGAGACATGAGCAGAGCCAGCAGCCCTCGCAGCACTCTGACACACCCTCTCCCGCACAgccacag CAAACCAGCAGTGGCTCCTCCTCTCCATTTGGGTATAGTCTACATTCAGAGGACATGATG ATGTCCCCAGCCCAGCCCACAGGTGGTAGGAGGCGGCGGGGTGCAGAGGTTGACCCAGACGAGAGGAGGCAGCGCTTCCTGGAGAGGAACAGGGCGGCGGCTTCTCGCTGCCGACAGAAACGCAAGGTGTGGGTCGGCTCTCTGGAGAGGAAGGCAGAGGACCTGGCTACCATGAATGTTTCTTTGACC AATGAAGTGGGTCTGCTGAGGAACGAGGTCACCCAACTGAAACAGCTGCTGCTGGCCCACAAAGACTGCCCTGTCACTGCCATGCAGAAGAAGTCTGCCTACGTAG GATCAACCTCCAACTCATCCATCTAA
- the LOC115140227 gene encoding cyclic AMP-dependent transcription factor ATF-7-like isoform X3 yields MGDDRPFVCTAPGCGQRFTNEDHLSVHKHKHEMTLKFGPARTDSVIIADQTPTPTRFLKNCEEVGLFNELASSFEQEFRKAHEDDQRNKNPLTAPQLPAPPLQTPSGVKEEDEGPLEVDSSPPGSPDSTSSMSDSSKEPMVRGKETPPRPVVSSAPTPTIVRPGSLPIHLVYDPLHPTLPSPTSVITQTPPSNRQLGSPTGSFPLVMHLPNGQTVPLLPSPNMTSVISLARPFNLVPNIPGIPGPPIGGTSSGSSSPSGYSLHSEAKMRLKAALTQQQQQHGPGAQNGAGEGPGGAGSSPIVPQRHEQSQQPSQHSDTPSPAQPQMSPAQPTGGRRRRGAEVDPDERRQRFLERNRAAASRCRQKRKVWVGSLERKAEDLATMNVSLTNEVGLLRNEVTQLKQLLLAHKDCPVTAMQKKSAYVAAGVEENSRDPPSEPMGSPAPVIQHGPSPLAPSPGAITVNGLSVRAAEAVAMSVLAGMGAAQQGGVLMATQPQPAPR; encoded by the exons ATGGGGGACGATCGACCTTTTGTGTGCACCGCCCCAGGCTGTGGCCAG AGATTTACTAATGAAGACCATCTATCGGTCCACAAACACAAGCATGAGATGACCCTGAAATTTGGTCCTGCCAGAACTGACTCCGTCATCATTGCAG acCAGACCCCCACACCCACCCGCTTCCTGAAGAACTGTGAGGAGGTGGGTCTGTTCAACGAGCTGGCCAGCTCCTTCGAGCAGGAGTTCCGGAAGGCCCATGAGGATGACCAAAGGAACAAAAACCCG CTCACGGCCCCCCAGCTTCCGGCCCCACCCCTACAGACCCCCTCTGGGGTGAAAGAAGAGGATGAGGGGCCTCTGGAGGTCGACTCCTCCCCACCAGGCAGTCCTGACTCCACCTCCAGCATGTCGGACAGCAGCAAAGAGCCAATGGTGAGAGGAAAG GAGACTCCTCCACGGCCGGTGGTGAGCTCTGCCCCCACGCCAACTATCGTACGCCCAGGGTCCCTTCCCATTCACCTTGTTTACGACCCCCTGCACCCGACTCTGCCCTCGCCAACCTCTGTCATCACACAAACCCCGCCCTCCAACAGACAACTGGG CTCTCCGACAGGTTCCTTCCCGCTGGTAATGCATCTCCCCAACGGACAGacagtccctctcctccccagcccAAATATGACCTCGGTCATATCT CTGGCGAGGCCGTTTAATTTGGTGCCCAACATCCCTGGGATTCCAGGCCCTCCGATTGGTGGGACCAGCAGTggctcctcctccccatctgggTATAGTCTACACTCCGAGGCCAAGATG AGGCTGAAGGCAGCGCTGacccaacaacagcagcagcatggccCGGGGGCTCAGAACGGGGCTGGAGAGGGCCCAGGGGGGGCAGGTTCCAGCCCCATTGTCCCCCAGAGACATGAGCAGAGCCAGCAGCCCTCGCAGCACTCTGACACACCCTCTCCCGCACAgccacag ATGTCCCCAGCCCAGCCCACAGGTGGTAGGAGGCGGCGGGGTGCAGAGGTTGACCCAGACGAGAGGAGGCAGCGCTTCCTGGAGAGGAACAGGGCGGCGGCTTCTCGCTGCCGACAGAAACGCAAGGTGTGGGTCGGCTCTCTGGAGAGGAAGGCAGAGGACCTGGCTACCATGAATGTTTCTTTGACC AATGAAGTGGGTCTGCTGAGGAACGAGGTCACCCAACTGAAACAGCTGCTGCTGGCCCACAAAGACTGCCCTGTCACTGCCATGCAGAAGAAGTCTGCCTACGTAG ctgcAGGAGTAGAGGAGAACTCCAGGGACCCCCCCTCCGAGCCTATGGGTTCCCCAGCCCCGGTTATCCAGCACGGGCCTTCGCCCCTTGCCCCCAGCCCTGGGGCCATCACCGTCAACGGGCTGAGCGTCCGCGCGGCTGAGGCAGTAGCCATGTCGGTCCTGGCCGGCATGGGGGCGGCCCAGCAGGGAGGGGTCCTCATGGCCACACAGCCGCAGCCGGCCCCCAGATGA
- the LOC115140227 gene encoding cyclic AMP-dependent transcription factor ATF-7-like isoform X2 produces the protein MGDDRPFVCTAPGCGQRFTNEDHLSVHKHKHEMTLKFGPARTDSVIIADQTPTPTRFLKNCEEVGLFNELASSFEQEFRKAHEDDQRNKNPLTAPQLPAPPLQTPSGVKEEDEGPLEVDSSPPGSPDSTSSMSDSSKEPMETPPRPVVSSAPTPTIVRPGSLPIHLVYDPLHPTLPSPTSVITQTPPSNRQLGSPTGSFPLVMHLPNGQTVPLLPSPNMTSVISLARPFNLVPNIPGIPGPPIGGTSSGSSSPSGYSLHSEAKMRLKAALTQQQQQHGPGAQNGAGEGPGGAGSSPIVPQRHEQSQQPSQHSDTPSPAQPQQTSSGSSSPFGYSLHSEDMMMSPAQPTGGRRRRGAEVDPDERRQRFLERNRAAASRCRQKRKVWVGSLERKAEDLATMNVSLTNEVGLLRNEVTQLKQLLLAHKDCPVTAMQKKSAYVAAGVEENSRDPPSEPMGSPAPVIQHGPSPLAPSPGAITVNGLSVRAAEAVAMSVLAGMGAAQQGGVLMATQPQPAPR, from the exons ATGGGGGACGATCGACCTTTTGTGTGCACCGCCCCAGGCTGTGGCCAG AGATTTACTAATGAAGACCATCTATCGGTCCACAAACACAAGCATGAGATGACCCTGAAATTTGGTCCTGCCAGAACTGACTCCGTCATCATTGCAG acCAGACCCCCACACCCACCCGCTTCCTGAAGAACTGTGAGGAGGTGGGTCTGTTCAACGAGCTGGCCAGCTCCTTCGAGCAGGAGTTCCGGAAGGCCCATGAGGATGACCAAAGGAACAAAAACCCG CTCACGGCCCCCCAGCTTCCGGCCCCACCCCTACAGACCCCCTCTGGGGTGAAAGAAGAGGATGAGGGGCCTCTGGAGGTCGACTCCTCCCCACCAGGCAGTCCTGACTCCACCTCCAGCATGTCGGACAGCAGCAAAGAGCCAATG GAGACTCCTCCACGGCCGGTGGTGAGCTCTGCCCCCACGCCAACTATCGTACGCCCAGGGTCCCTTCCCATTCACCTTGTTTACGACCCCCTGCACCCGACTCTGCCCTCGCCAACCTCTGTCATCACACAAACCCCGCCCTCCAACAGACAACTGGG CTCTCCGACAGGTTCCTTCCCGCTGGTAATGCATCTCCCCAACGGACAGacagtccctctcctccccagcccAAATATGACCTCGGTCATATCT CTGGCGAGGCCGTTTAATTTGGTGCCCAACATCCCTGGGATTCCAGGCCCTCCGATTGGTGGGACCAGCAGTggctcctcctccccatctgggTATAGTCTACACTCCGAGGCCAAGATG AGGCTGAAGGCAGCGCTGacccaacaacagcagcagcatggccCGGGGGCTCAGAACGGGGCTGGAGAGGGCCCAGGGGGGGCAGGTTCCAGCCCCATTGTCCCCCAGAGACATGAGCAGAGCCAGCAGCCCTCGCAGCACTCTGACACACCCTCTCCCGCACAgccacag CAAACCAGCAGTGGCTCCTCCTCTCCATTTGGGTATAGTCTACATTCAGAGGACATGATG ATGTCCCCAGCCCAGCCCACAGGTGGTAGGAGGCGGCGGGGTGCAGAGGTTGACCCAGACGAGAGGAGGCAGCGCTTCCTGGAGAGGAACAGGGCGGCGGCTTCTCGCTGCCGACAGAAACGCAAGGTGTGGGTCGGCTCTCTGGAGAGGAAGGCAGAGGACCTGGCTACCATGAATGTTTCTTTGACC AATGAAGTGGGTCTGCTGAGGAACGAGGTCACCCAACTGAAACAGCTGCTGCTGGCCCACAAAGACTGCCCTGTCACTGCCATGCAGAAGAAGTCTGCCTACGTAG ctgcAGGAGTAGAGGAGAACTCCAGGGACCCCCCCTCCGAGCCTATGGGTTCCCCAGCCCCGGTTATCCAGCACGGGCCTTCGCCCCTTGCCCCCAGCCCTGGGGCCATCACCGTCAACGGGCTGAGCGTCCGCGCGGCTGAGGCAGTAGCCATGTCGGTCCTGGCCGGCATGGGGGCGGCCCAGCAGGGAGGGGTCCTCATGGCCACACAGCCGCAGCCGGCCCCCAGATGA
- the LOC115140227 gene encoding cyclic AMP-dependent transcription factor ATF-7-like isoform X4, whose amino-acid sequence MGDDRPFVCTAPGCGQRFTNEDHLSVHKHKHEMTLKFGPARTDSVIIADQTPTPTRFLKNCEEVGLFNELASSFEQEFRKAHEDDQRNKNPLTAPQLPAPPLQTPSGVKEEDEGPLEVDSSPPGSPDSTSSMSDSSKEPMETPPRPVVSSAPTPTIVRPGSLPIHLVYDPLHPTLPSPTSVITQTPPSNRQLGSPTGSFPLVMHLPNGQTVPLLPSPNMTSVISLARPFNLVPNIPGIPGPPIGGTSSGSSSPSGYSLHSEAKMRLKAALTQQQQQHGPGAQNGAGEGPGGAGSSPIVPQRHEQSQQPSQHSDTPSPAQPQMSPAQPTGGRRRRGAEVDPDERRQRFLERNRAAASRCRQKRKVWVGSLERKAEDLATMNVSLTNEVGLLRNEVTQLKQLLLAHKDCPVTAMQKKSAYVAAGVEENSRDPPSEPMGSPAPVIQHGPSPLAPSPGAITVNGLSVRAAEAVAMSVLAGMGAAQQGGVLMATQPQPAPR is encoded by the exons ATGGGGGACGATCGACCTTTTGTGTGCACCGCCCCAGGCTGTGGCCAG AGATTTACTAATGAAGACCATCTATCGGTCCACAAACACAAGCATGAGATGACCCTGAAATTTGGTCCTGCCAGAACTGACTCCGTCATCATTGCAG acCAGACCCCCACACCCACCCGCTTCCTGAAGAACTGTGAGGAGGTGGGTCTGTTCAACGAGCTGGCCAGCTCCTTCGAGCAGGAGTTCCGGAAGGCCCATGAGGATGACCAAAGGAACAAAAACCCG CTCACGGCCCCCCAGCTTCCGGCCCCACCCCTACAGACCCCCTCTGGGGTGAAAGAAGAGGATGAGGGGCCTCTGGAGGTCGACTCCTCCCCACCAGGCAGTCCTGACTCCACCTCCAGCATGTCGGACAGCAGCAAAGAGCCAATG GAGACTCCTCCACGGCCGGTGGTGAGCTCTGCCCCCACGCCAACTATCGTACGCCCAGGGTCCCTTCCCATTCACCTTGTTTACGACCCCCTGCACCCGACTCTGCCCTCGCCAACCTCTGTCATCACACAAACCCCGCCCTCCAACAGACAACTGGG CTCTCCGACAGGTTCCTTCCCGCTGGTAATGCATCTCCCCAACGGACAGacagtccctctcctccccagcccAAATATGACCTCGGTCATATCT CTGGCGAGGCCGTTTAATTTGGTGCCCAACATCCCTGGGATTCCAGGCCCTCCGATTGGTGGGACCAGCAGTggctcctcctccccatctgggTATAGTCTACACTCCGAGGCCAAGATG AGGCTGAAGGCAGCGCTGacccaacaacagcagcagcatggccCGGGGGCTCAGAACGGGGCTGGAGAGGGCCCAGGGGGGGCAGGTTCCAGCCCCATTGTCCCCCAGAGACATGAGCAGAGCCAGCAGCCCTCGCAGCACTCTGACACACCCTCTCCCGCACAgccacag ATGTCCCCAGCCCAGCCCACAGGTGGTAGGAGGCGGCGGGGTGCAGAGGTTGACCCAGACGAGAGGAGGCAGCGCTTCCTGGAGAGGAACAGGGCGGCGGCTTCTCGCTGCCGACAGAAACGCAAGGTGTGGGTCGGCTCTCTGGAGAGGAAGGCAGAGGACCTGGCTACCATGAATGTTTCTTTGACC AATGAAGTGGGTCTGCTGAGGAACGAGGTCACCCAACTGAAACAGCTGCTGCTGGCCCACAAAGACTGCCCTGTCACTGCCATGCAGAAGAAGTCTGCCTACGTAG ctgcAGGAGTAGAGGAGAACTCCAGGGACCCCCCCTCCGAGCCTATGGGTTCCCCAGCCCCGGTTATCCAGCACGGGCCTTCGCCCCTTGCCCCCAGCCCTGGGGCCATCACCGTCAACGGGCTGAGCGTCCGCGCGGCTGAGGCAGTAGCCATGTCGGTCCTGGCCGGCATGGGGGCGGCCCAGCAGGGAGGGGTCCTCATGGCCACACAGCCGCAGCCGGCCCCCAGATGA